A single genomic interval of Monodelphis domestica isolate mMonDom1 chromosome X, mMonDom1.pri, whole genome shotgun sequence harbors:
- the GDPD2 gene encoding glycerophosphoinositol inositolphosphodiesterase GDPD2 isoform X1: protein MTRPSCPIFPQLLALLLHLCRQPLHLHWLHKGLLLLSVLLVAATLVGLEIQWQEEWRSLHLSLQATAPFLHIGAVTALTLLAWPAAEAFYCAQRRGPKVLILLLFTGAALAIYLAPLGISSPCLMEYGQLPPKPKLVGHRGAPMLAPENTLMSLRKTAECGASVFETDVMVSSDGVPFLMHDERLDRTTDVASVFPARAAGHSSDFSWAELKQLNAGTWFLERPPFWGARELSSPERQEVENQTVPSLRELLVAAATLNLSIMFDLRRPPPNHTYHHTFINCTLDTVLSTRVPPAMVLWLPDEDRAEVQLRAPELRQVYGQRKQDRTERPQLLNLPYQDLPLTDIHRLRADNISVNLFVVNKPWLFSLLWCAGAASVTTNACQLLQQLAHPLWLIPPQTYQVIWVVSECLSALTLLCVFSLQGKCARRRASPGKCHPSTPAPGLLPGTRSWRPPPVPPGPENEVLLLTRIDTTVPA, encoded by the exons ATGACCAGGCCCTCTTGCCCCATCTTCCCCCAGCTCCTGGCCCTGCTCCTCCATCTGTGCAGGCAGCCCTTGCACCTCCATTGGCTCCACAAG GGGCTCTTGTTGCTGTCTGTGCTGCTAGTGGCTGCCACCCTGGTGGGGCTGGAAATCCAGTGGCAGGAAGAGTGGAGAAGCCTCCATCTGTCCCTGCAG gcCACAGCCCCTTTCCTGCACATCGGAGCAGTGACTGCACTCACCCTCCTGGCCTGGCCAGCAGCTGAGGCCTTCTACTGCGCTCAGAGAAGAG GTCCCAAGGTGCTGATACTCCTCCTGTTCACCGGTGCCGCCCTGGCTATCTACCTGGCACCTCTGGGCATCTCATCACCATGCCTCATGGAGTATGGACAGCTCCCCCCAAAGCCCAAGCTGGTGGGGCACCGAGGGGCTCCCATG CTGGCTCCCGAAAACACCCTGATGTCCCTCCGCAAGACTGCTGAGTGTGGGGCCTCTGTGTTCGAGACAGATGTGATGGTCAG CTCTGACGGGGTCCCCTTCCTCATGCACGATGAACGCCTGGACAGGACAACAGACGTGGCCTCCGTGTTCCCTGCCCGAGCTGCAGGACACAGCAGTGATTTCTCATGGGCTGAGCTGAAGCAGTTAAATGCGGGGACCTGGTTCCTGGAG AGACCACCATTCTGGGGAGCCAGGGAGCTCTCGAGCCCAGAGCGGCAGGAAGTGGAGAACCAGACGGTGCCTTCACTAAGGGAGCTGCTGGTGGCAGCTGCCACCCTCAATCTGTCCATCATGTTTGACTTGCGCCGACCCCCACCAAACCACACGTACCACCACACCTTCATCAACTGCACCCTGGACACTGTGCTGAGTACCAGGGTTCCCCCGGCCATG GTGCTCTGGCTGCCAGATGAAGACCGAGCCGAGGTCCAGCTCCGGGCCCCCGAACTTCGTCAGGTGTACGGCCAGAGAAAGCAGGACCGAACAGAGCGGCCCCAGCTCCTCAACCTGCCCTATCAGGACCTGCCACTGACAGACATCCA CCGCCTGCGAGCCGACAACATCTCGGTGAACCTGTTTGTGGTGAACAAGCCGTGGCTCTTCTCCCTGCTCTGGTGTGCCGGGGCTGCCTCGGTCACCACCAACGCCTGCCAGCTGCTGCAGCAGCTGGCGCACCCGCTCTGGCTCATC CCCCCCCAAACGTACCAGGTCATCTGGGTTGTCTCGGAGTGCCTGTCTGCCCTCACGCTTCTCTGCGTCTTCTCCCTGCAGGG AAAATGTGCCAGGCGGAGAGCGAGCCCCGGTAAGTGCCACCCAAGCACTCCTGCGCCCGGCCTGCTCCCTGGCACACGCTCATGGCGCCCCCCCCCTGTTCCTCCAGGCCCCGAGAATGAGGTGCTGCTGCTGACCAGGATTGACACAACGGTGCCGGCCTGA
- the GDPD2 gene encoding glycerophosphoinositol inositolphosphodiesterase GDPD2 isoform X2, translating into MTRPSCPIFPQLLALLLHLCRQPLHLHWLHKGLLLLSVLLVAATLVGLEIQWQEEWRSLHLSLQATAPFLHIGAVTALTLLAWPAAEAFYCAQRRGPKVLILLLFTGAALAIYLAPLGISSPCLMEYGQLPPKPKLVGHRGAPMLAPENTLMSLRKTAECGASVFETDVMVSSDGVPFLMHDERLDRTTDVASVFPARAAGHSSDFSWAELKQLNAGTWFLERPPFWGARELSSPERQEVENQTVPSLRELLVAAATLNLSIMFDLRRPPPNHTYHHTFINCTLDTVLSTRVPPAMVLWLPDEDRAEVQLRAPELRQVYGQRKQDRTERPQLLNLPYQDLPLTDIHRLRADNISVNLFVVNKPWLFSLLWCAGAASVTTNACQLLQQLAHPLWLIPPQTYQVIWVVSECLSALTLLCVFSLQGKCARRRASPGPENEVLLLTRIDTTVPA; encoded by the exons ATGACCAGGCCCTCTTGCCCCATCTTCCCCCAGCTCCTGGCCCTGCTCCTCCATCTGTGCAGGCAGCCCTTGCACCTCCATTGGCTCCACAAG GGGCTCTTGTTGCTGTCTGTGCTGCTAGTGGCTGCCACCCTGGTGGGGCTGGAAATCCAGTGGCAGGAAGAGTGGAGAAGCCTCCATCTGTCCCTGCAG gcCACAGCCCCTTTCCTGCACATCGGAGCAGTGACTGCACTCACCCTCCTGGCCTGGCCAGCAGCTGAGGCCTTCTACTGCGCTCAGAGAAGAG GTCCCAAGGTGCTGATACTCCTCCTGTTCACCGGTGCCGCCCTGGCTATCTACCTGGCACCTCTGGGCATCTCATCACCATGCCTCATGGAGTATGGACAGCTCCCCCCAAAGCCCAAGCTGGTGGGGCACCGAGGGGCTCCCATG CTGGCTCCCGAAAACACCCTGATGTCCCTCCGCAAGACTGCTGAGTGTGGGGCCTCTGTGTTCGAGACAGATGTGATGGTCAG CTCTGACGGGGTCCCCTTCCTCATGCACGATGAACGCCTGGACAGGACAACAGACGTGGCCTCCGTGTTCCCTGCCCGAGCTGCAGGACACAGCAGTGATTTCTCATGGGCTGAGCTGAAGCAGTTAAATGCGGGGACCTGGTTCCTGGAG AGACCACCATTCTGGGGAGCCAGGGAGCTCTCGAGCCCAGAGCGGCAGGAAGTGGAGAACCAGACGGTGCCTTCACTAAGGGAGCTGCTGGTGGCAGCTGCCACCCTCAATCTGTCCATCATGTTTGACTTGCGCCGACCCCCACCAAACCACACGTACCACCACACCTTCATCAACTGCACCCTGGACACTGTGCTGAGTACCAGGGTTCCCCCGGCCATG GTGCTCTGGCTGCCAGATGAAGACCGAGCCGAGGTCCAGCTCCGGGCCCCCGAACTTCGTCAGGTGTACGGCCAGAGAAAGCAGGACCGAACAGAGCGGCCCCAGCTCCTCAACCTGCCCTATCAGGACCTGCCACTGACAGACATCCA CCGCCTGCGAGCCGACAACATCTCGGTGAACCTGTTTGTGGTGAACAAGCCGTGGCTCTTCTCCCTGCTCTGGTGTGCCGGGGCTGCCTCGGTCACCACCAACGCCTGCCAGCTGCTGCAGCAGCTGGCGCACCCGCTCTGGCTCATC CCCCCCCAAACGTACCAGGTCATCTGGGTTGTCTCGGAGTGCCTGTCTGCCCTCACGCTTCTCTGCGTCTTCTCCCTGCAGGG AAAATGTGCCAGGCGGAGAGCGAGCCCCG GCCCCGAGAATGAGGTGCTGCTGCTGACCAGGATTGACACAACGGTGCCGGCCTGA